A window of the Vigna angularis cultivar LongXiaoDou No.4 chromosome 3, ASM1680809v1, whole genome shotgun sequence genome harbors these coding sequences:
- the LOC108325883 gene encoding ABC transporter C family member 4 has product MSFAASTWLTSLSCSLDATPNLPHWLRFIFLSPCPQRALLSGVDVLLLLTLFVFALVKLYSRLTSNANADSHLDKPLIRNNRVSVRTTAWFKLTLTATTLLTLLYAVACILVFVSSTNEPWKQTDGLFWLLQAITQLILIVLIVHEKRFEAVTHPLSLRIYWIANFIVVSLFTASGIIRLVSVGVEDGKHFSFMVDDTVSFISLPLSLFLLFVAVKGFTGIVSGEETEPLIDEETKLHEKSNVTGFASASAISKAFWIWINPLLSKGYKSPLKIDEIPYLSSQHRAERMSVIFESKWPKSDERSKHPVRTTLLRCFWREIAITASLAVIRLSVMFVGPVLIQSFVDFTSGKGSSVYEGYYLVLVLLGAKFVEVLTTHHFNFNSQKLGMLIRCTLITSLYKKGLRLTGSARQDHGVGPIVNYMAVDTQQLSDMMLQLHAVWMMPFQVGIGLFLLYNCLGASVITATIGLLGVIAFAVVANRRNKRFQFNAMMCRDSRMKAVNELLNYMRVIKFQAWEEHFNGRILGFRKSEFEWLSKFMHSICSVIIVLWSTPLLISTLTFGTALLLGVRLDAGTVFTTTTVFKILQEPIRTFPQSMISLSQALVSLGRLDRYMSSRELSDDSVEREEGCSGRIAVQVRDGTFSWDDDGQLQDLKNINLEINKGELTAIVGTVGSGKSSLLASILGEMHKNSGKVQVCGSTAYVAQTSWIQNGTIEENILFGLPMNRQKYNEVVRVCSLEKDLEMMEHGDQTEIGERGINLSGGQKQRIQLARAVYQDSDIYLLDDVFSAVDAHTGTDIFKECVRGSLKGKTIILVTHQVDFLHNVDLIVVMRDGAIVQSGKYDDLLASGMDFSALVAAHETSMELVEQGAVVPGENLNQQIKSPKAGSNNRPANGESNSLDQPKSDNEGSKLIKEEERETGKVSFRIYKLYCTEAFGWWGIGGVILLSVLWQASMMASDYWLAYETSEERAQFFNPSTFISIYGIIAVVSIILIVLRSYAVMVLGLKTAQIFFNQILHSILHAPMSFFDTTPSGRILSRASTDQTNVDVFIPLFLNFVVAMYITVISIFIITCQNSWPTAFLLVPLAWLNIWYRGYFLASSRELTRLDSITKAPVIHHFSESISGVMTIRAFRKQKQFCGENIKRVNSNLRMDFHNFSSNAWLGFRLELLGSIVFCFSAMFMIMLPSNIIKPENVGLSLSYGLSLNAVMFWAIYMSCFIENKLVSVERIKQFTNIPSEATWRNKDRVPPANWPGQGNVDIKDLQVRYRPNTPLVLKGITLSINGGEKVGVVGRTGSGKSTLIQVFFRLVEPTGGKIIIDGIDISILGLHDLRSRFGIIPQEPVLFEGTVRTNIDPTGQYTDEEIWKSLERCQLKEAVASKPEKLDSSVVDNGDNWSVGQRQLLCLGRVMLKQSRLLFMDEATASVDSQTDAVIQKIIREDFAARTIISIAHRIPTVMDCDRILVVDAGRAKEFDSPANLVQRPSLFVALVQEYANRSNGL; this is encoded by the exons ATGTCGTTTGCAGCTTCAACGTGGCTCACGTCCCTCTCGTGTTCATTGGATGCAACTCCAAATCTTCCTCACTGGCTGAGATTCATTTTCCTCTCTCCATGCCCTCAGAGAGCTCTTTTGTCTGGTGTTGACGTTCTGCTTCTGTTGACACTCTTTGTGTTTGCGCTTGTAAAGCTCTATTCTAGGCTCACTTCCAATGCCAACGCTGACTCACACCTTGATAAACCACTTATCAGAAACAACAGAGTTTCTGTCAGGACAACAGCATGGTTTAAGCTAACTCTAACTGCAACCACTCTTTTGACATTATTGTACGCGGTGGCTTGCATTCTAGTGTTTGTCAGTTCCACCAACGAGCCCTGGAAGCAAACTGATGGCTTGTTTTGGTTACTTCAGGCCATAACACAACTAATCCTTATAGTCTTGATCGTCCATGAGAAAAGATTTGAAGCTGTTACTCACCCTTTGTCTCTCAGAATATACTGGATTGCAAATTTCATTGTGGTTTCTCTGTTCACTGCTTCTGGGATCATACGTTTGGTCTCTGTAGGAGTGGAAGATGGGAAACACTTCAGCTTCATGGTTGATGATACggtttctttcatttctttacCCTTGTCACTTTTTCTGCTCTTTGTTGCAGTTAAAGGGTTCACCGGGATTGTGTCTGGCGAAGAAACAGAACCCCTTATTGACGAGGAAACAAAACTACATGAGAAATCCAACGTTACTGGCTTTGCTTCAGCTTCTGCAATATCCAAGGCCTTTTGGATTTGGATAAACCCGTTGTTGAGCAAAGGGTACAAGTCACCTTTGAAGATTGATGAAATTCCATACCTTTCATCCCAGCATAGAGCTGAGAGGATGTCCGTTATCTTTGAATCAAAGTGGCCTAAATCAGATGAGAGGTCGAAGCACCCGGTTCGAACAACGTTGCTTCGGTGTTTCTGGAGGGAGATAGCCATCACAGCATCTCTTGCTGTTATTAGGCTGTCTGTGATGTTCGTAGGGCCAGTTCTCATTCAAAGTTTTGTTGATTTTACATCAGGAAAAGGTAGCTCTGTGTATGAAGGATACTACCTCGTGTTGGTTCTCCTGGGTGCCAAATTTGTAGAAGTTTTGACAACTCACCATTTCAACTTCAACTCTCAGAAGCTTGGGATGCTTATCAGATGCACTCTCATCACTTCTTTGTACAAGAAGGGGCTGAGGCTAACGGGTTCCGCGAGGCAAGATCATGGTGTTGGGCCTATTGTCAATTACATGGCTGTTGATACCCAACAACTCTCTGATATGATGCTCCAGTTACACGCTGTGTGGATGATGCCATTTCAAGTTGGCATTGGTTTGTTTTTGCTCTACAATTGTCTGGGAGCCTCGGTGATTACGGCTACAATTGGACTTCTTGGTGTCATTGCATTTGCTGTGGTGGCTAATAGAAGAAACAAGCGTTTCCAGTTTAATGCCATGATGTGCCGTGACTCAAGGATGAAGGCAGTGAATGAGTTGCTTAATTACATGCGTGTCATCAAGTTCCAAGCATGGGAAGAACATTTCAATGGGAGAATTTTGGGTTTCCGCAAGTCTGAGTTTGAGTGGCTCTCCAAGTTTATGCACTCAATCTGTAGCGTTATTATTGTGTTGTGGAGCACCCCATTGTTGATATCAACTCTGACGTTTGGTACCGCGCTTTTGCTTGGAGTTCGACTTGATGCAGGCACGGTTTTCACCACCACAACTGTGTTTAAGATCCTGCAGGAACCTATTAGGACCTTTCCTCAGAGTATGATATCTCTTTCACAAGCGCTGGTATCACTTGGGAGGTTAGATAGGTACATGTCTAGCAGGGAATTGTCGGATGATTCGGTTGAGAGAGAGGAAGGGTGTAGTGGACGCATTGCTGTGCAGGTCAGAGATGGAACTTTTAGCTGGGATGATGATGGTCAGCTGCAAGACTTGAAAAACATTAATTTGGAGATTAATAAGGGGGAGCTTACAGCAATTGTTGGGACTGTAGGGTCGGGGAAATCTTCACTCCTTGCTTCAATTCTTGGTGAGATGCACAAAAATTCTGGGAAg GTTCAAGTTTGTGGGAGTACTGCTTATGTTGCACAAACATCTTGGATTCAAAATGGGACAATTGAGGAAAACATTCTCTTTGGCTTACCAATGAACAGGCAGAAGTACAATGAAGTGGTCAGAGTTTGTAGCTTGGAGAAAGACTTGGAAATGATGGAGCATGGTGATCAGACAGAGATTGGAGAGCGTGGCATCAACCTAAGTGGGGGTCAGAAGCAGCGCATACAGCTTGCCAGGGCTGTATATCAAGATTCTGATATATATCTTCTTGATGATGTTTTCAGTGCTGTAGATGCACATACTGGCACTGATATATTCAAG GAATGTGTGAGGGGTTCTCTTAAAGGAAAGACCATTATTCTTGTAACACACCAAGTAGACTTCCTACATAATGTGGATCTTATAGTG GTGATGAGGGATGGAGCGATAGTACAATCAGGGAAGTATGATGATCTACTTGCTTCTGGAATGGATTTTAGTGCTCTTGTTGCAGCACATGAGACATCTATGGAACTAGTGGAGCAAGGTGCGGTCGTGCCTGGGGAAAATCTGAATCAGCAAATAAAATCACCAAAGGCAGGTTCTAATAACAGACCAGCCAACGGTGAAAGCAATTCTCTTGACCAGCCCAAGTCTGACAATGAAGGTTCTAAACTCATCAAAGAAGAGGAAAGAGAAACTGGGAAAGTTAGCTTTCGTATCTATAAACTCTACTGCACAGAGGCTTTCGGGTGGTGGGGCATTGGAGGAGTAATCCTTCTTTCTGTGTTGTGGCAAGCATCAATGATGGCTAGTGATTATTGGCTGGCTTATGAAACATCCGAAGAGCGTGCACAGTTCTTCAATCCTTCTACGTTTATTTCTATCTACGGAATTATTGCTGTagtttcaattattttgattgTGCTAAGATCCTACGCTGTTATGGTCCTCGGGTTAAAGACAGCACAGATTTTCTTCAATCAAATTCTCCACAGCATCTTGCATGCCCCCATGTCTTTCTTTGACACCACTCCATCCGGGAGAATTCTTAGCAGG GCATCCACTGATCAGACCAATGTTGATGTCTTTATCCCCTTGTTCCTCAATTTTGTGGTAGCCATGTACATTACAGTGATCAGCATCTTCATAATCACATGTCAAAATTCTTGGCCGACAGCTTTCTTGTTAGTTCCTCTTGCTTGGTTAAACATTTGGTACCGG GGTTATTTTCTTGCTTCCTCTCGTGAGTTAACTCGTCTGGATTCAATTACAAAAGCACCTGTCATTCACCATTTCTCTGAAAGCATTTCGGGAGTCATGACAATCCGCGCATTCAGAAAGCAGAAGCAGTTTTGCGGAGAAAACATTAAACGGGTGAATTCTAATTTGCGAATGGATTTCCACAACTTCAGTTCCAATGCGTGGTTGGGTTTCCGCTTAGAATTGCTTGGAAGCATAGTTTTTTGCTTCTCCGCCATGTTCATGATCATGTTACCCAGCAATATCATAAAGCCAG AGAATGTTGGCTTGTCGCTCTCATATGGGTTATCATTAAACGCCGTGATGTTTTGGGCCATATACATGAGCTGTTTCATTGAAAACAAATTGGTATCTGTTGAGAGGATCAAACAGTTCACAAATATTCCATCCGAAGCAACATGGAGAAACAAGGATCGTGTGCCTCCTGCAAATTGGCCCGGTCAAGGCAATGTTGATATCAAAGATTTGCAG GTTAGATATCGTCCAAACACCCCTTTGGTTCTTAAAGGCATCACCTTAAGCATCAATGGAGGAGAAAAAGTTGGTGTTGTTGGTCGAACAGGAAGTGGAAAATCAACTTTGATTCAAGTTTTCTTCAGGCTGGTGGAACCAACAGgaggaaaaataataattgacgGCATTGACATATCTATCTTGGGACTTCATGATCTTAGATCACGGTTTGGTATAATCCCTCAAGAGCCTGTCCTTTTTGAAGGAACAGTTCGAACTAACATTGATCCAACTGGACAATATACAGACGAAGAGATATGGAAG AGTTTGGAACGCTGTCAGCTAAAAGAAGCAGTGGCTTCCAAGCCAGAGAAACTTGACTCTTCAG TGGTTGATAATGGAGATAACTGGAGTGTGGGGCAGAGACAGTTGCTTTGTTTGGGAAGGGTTATGCTTAAGCAAAGTAGGTTGTTGTTTATGGATGAGGCAACAGCTTCTGTTGATTCTCAAACCGATGCTGTGATTCAAAAGATCATCCGAGAGGACTTTGCAGCACGTACCATCATCAGCATTGCTCATAGAATACCAACAGTAATGGACTGCGATAGAATTCTAGTTGTGGACGCAG GGAGGGCCAAAGAATTTGACTCACCAGCCAACTTGGTCCAAAGGCCATCACTCTTTGTTGCTTTAGTTCAGGAGTATGCCAATCGCTCAAATGGCCTATAA
- the LOC128195829 gene encoding uncharacterized protein LOC128195829 has protein sequence MECCVMLDDRGVEDAGLLLPPALDGEMWTKRRRRRLDCLGAINDTHVRVKVSRCDAPRFRGRKDWPTENVFAACDFDMKFTYVLAGWEGTTSDSRILKNALDRDDPLVIPQGKYYLGDAGFMLKSTILTPYRGVRYHLKEYTQRGPQNARELFNHRHSSLRNVIERTFGVLKKRFPIIASGTEPHYDLETMTDIILTCCILHNFLRGMDNDDSLLDEVDNELNEREDHNVSSSQVREDDHTIGSSIRDSIADHMWRDYQNSYKMNRGKAAATESSGPTREFMKWTEDMDARLLHSMIEESRIGNRIDGSWTSQAYSNIVDHLHSSGMTFHAEDEVWRDLIQSRLTAAKWRVNSIKHYDLMVELWAADRATGSGVQTARQARRQRVGPRVNVDLNQNIEYIPEQPDWTRYRDPTPPSPPPSVDEYSLGQTQSVPSVPSGGISSSRGSKRKALMVDVIDSQFDKLTTSLDGFANVLSSSNVHFGLISDAVVRQVSAMEDRYQILRRSSTYTYTKGDIYEMLSGMNIVDENLLDQCYDFLCANPTCTKRLMGLPPHKRWNKLCKMISGGDC, from the exons ATGGAATGCTGTGTGATGCTTGACGACAGGGGCGTAGAGGATGCAGGTCTGTTGTTACCACCAGCATTGGATGGAGAGATGTGGACTAAACGACGACGACGGAGACTA GATTGTTTAGGGGCCATAAACGATACTCATGTTCGTGTAAAGGTGTCAAGATGTGATGCTCCTAGATttcgaggaagaaaagattggccaaCAGAAAATGTGTTTGCGGCGtgtgattttgacatgaaattcaCATACGTTCTTGCTGGGTGGGAAGGCACTACATCTGATtctagaattttaaaaaatgctctTGATCGAGATGATCCGTTGGTTATCCCCCAAG GCAAATACTATCTTGGTGATGCTGGATTTATGTTGAAAAGCACAATCTTGACACCATACAGAGGCGTAAGATATCATCTTAAAGAATATACACAAAGAGGACCACAAAACGCACGGGAGTTGTTTAATCATCGACATTCATCGTTGAGAAATGTTATTGAAAGAACTTTTGGTGTGTTGAAAAAAAGATTTCCTATCATTGCAAGTGGCACTGAACCGCACTATGATTTGGAGACAATGACCGACATCATACTAACTTGTTGTATCTTACACAACTTCCTTCGTGGCATGGATAACGATGACTCATTACTTGATGAAGTTGATAACGAGTTGAATGAAAGGGAAGACCATAATGTTTCTTCATCTCAAGTTAGAGAAGACGACCATACGATTGGTAGTAGTATAAGGGATTCTATAGCGGATCATATGTGGCGAGATTATCAAAACTC GTATAAAATGAACAGAGGTAAGGCAGCCGCCACTGAGTCCTCTGGTCCTACTAGAGAGTTCATGAAGTGGACAGAGGACATGGACGCACGTCTTCTACACTCTATGATTGAGGAATCACGAATCGGTAATAGGATTGACGGAAGTTGGACATCCCAAGCATATAGTAATATAGTTGATCATCTTCATAGCTCTGG TATGACATTTCATGCTGAGGATGAAGTTTGGAGGGACCTGATTCAG tCGAGGCTAACGGCGGCAAAGTGGAGAGTTAATAGTATAAAACACTACGATTTAATGGTCGAGTTATGGGCAGCTGATCGAGCTACTGGGAGTGGTGTTCAGACTGCTCGTCAAGCACGTCGACAACGTGTTGGGCCTCGTGTCAATGTTgatttgaatcaaaatattgaGTACATTCCAGAACAGCCTGATTGGACGAGGTACAGAGACCCAACTCCACCATCACCTCCTCCATCTGTGGATGAATATAGTCTAGGACAGACTCAATCTGTGCCTTCCGTCCCATCCGGTGGAATTTCATCCTCACGAGGCTCGAAAAGGAAGGCACTTATGGTCGATGTTATTGATTCTCAGTTTGATAAGTTGACGACCAGCCTCGATGGTTTCGCAAATGTGCTTAGCTCATCAAATGTTCATTTCGGTCTGATCTCTGATGCAGTCGTGCGTCAAGTCTCAGCAATGGAAGATAGATATCAAATACTCCGTCGTAGCTCGACGTACACATACACAAAGGGTgacatttatgaaatgttgagtGGTATGAACATTGTTGATGAAAACTTGCTTGACcaatgttatgatttcttatgtGCAAACCCCACATGTACAAAGAGGTTGATGGGACTTCCACCACACAAGCGGtggaataaattatgtaaaatgatcTCGGGAGGTGACTGTTAG